The following coding sequences are from one Hyalangium gracile window:
- the thiO gene encoding glycine oxidase ThiO, with translation MSLPDVIIVGGGVMGCGLALRLRQAGVNVTVLERSIPGAEASSAAAGILAPQMESDGPGPFLDLCLRSRALYGGLATELRELTGVDIAYLPCGVLKAGFTESELHHLEATAAWQRALGLRAELLDGKQARELEPKLSPEALAAVHFPDDHQVDNRLLVRALSMAVARVGATFRSGYVRGVVEENGRAVGVDLDGDVLRAGAVVVAAGSWSGLVQGTAMSPHAVRPARGQMLQFQTRLPVASRILTSEKGYLVPRTDGRLIAGSTMEFAGFDKQVTAEGVSRILAMALELCPELGQAPLTEMWAGFRPYTEDRLPILGPGPLPGLFLATGHFRNGILLAPITAKLITQCIIGDRPSVDLSPFRYDRFSARAPG, from the coding sequence ATGAGTCTCCCGGACGTGATCATCGTGGGTGGAGGCGTGATGGGATGTGGCCTCGCCCTGAGGCTGCGCCAGGCGGGCGTGAACGTCACCGTGCTGGAGCGCTCCATCCCCGGCGCCGAGGCCTCCAGCGCCGCGGCGGGCATCCTCGCGCCCCAGATGGAGTCCGATGGCCCGGGCCCCTTCCTGGATCTCTGCCTGCGCAGCCGCGCGCTCTACGGCGGGCTGGCCACGGAACTGCGCGAGCTCACCGGCGTGGACATCGCCTACCTGCCCTGCGGCGTCCTCAAGGCCGGCTTCACCGAGTCCGAGCTCCACCACCTGGAGGCCACCGCGGCCTGGCAGCGGGCGCTCGGCCTGCGCGCGGAGCTGCTGGACGGAAAGCAAGCCCGCGAGCTCGAGCCAAAGCTCTCCCCGGAGGCACTGGCCGCCGTGCACTTTCCGGACGATCACCAGGTTGACAACCGGCTCCTCGTCCGAGCCCTCTCCATGGCCGTGGCGCGCGTGGGAGCCACCTTCCGCAGCGGCTACGTGCGCGGCGTGGTGGAGGAGAACGGCCGCGCGGTGGGCGTGGATCTGGACGGCGATGTCCTCCGGGCGGGCGCCGTCGTGGTGGCCGCCGGCTCCTGGTCCGGGCTGGTGCAGGGCACGGCGATGAGCCCCCACGCGGTGCGCCCGGCCCGTGGACAGATGCTCCAGTTCCAGACGCGGCTGCCCGTCGCCTCGCGCATCCTCACCTCCGAGAAGGGCTACCTCGTCCCCCGCACCGATGGGCGATTGATCGCCGGCAGCACCATGGAGTTCGCCGGGTTCGACAAGCAGGTGACCGCGGAGGGCGTCTCGCGCATCCTGGCCATGGCGCTGGAGCTGTGCCCGGAGCTCGGGCAGGCCCCGCTCACCGAGATGTGGGCTGGCTTCCGCCCCTACACCGAGGATCGGCTGCCCATCCTGGGGCCAGGCCCCCTTCCGGGCCTCTTCCTGGCCACCGGCCACTTCCGCAACGGCATCCTCCTGGCCCCCATCACTGCGAAGCTGATTACGCAGTGCATTATTGGAGACCGGCCTTCCGTGGATCTCTCGCCCTTCCGGTACGATCGGTTCAGTGCTAGGGCACCGGGCTGA